The following DNA comes from Brienomyrus brachyistius isolate T26 chromosome 16, BBRACH_0.4, whole genome shotgun sequence.
aattttaaatccACCAACTTTAATACTAGAAAACTATTACACGTGCTTCACTTTCCAAAGACATCTTTTCAAGCTCCCGATAACATTTCAAATTGTAAAATATGACTTTCAAAGATATTTTATCGGTGCATGTAACGATGGTGGGACTGAGGAGTCATATACACTGCATATGCAGTGAAAAAGATCACCTTGAATATGACAGCATGAAAACTGTAAATGTTGAAAATATTTACATGCTTTTGCAAATATAATCAATCATCACAATTCTCACAATGGTGTCGCTGTAGGTATTTGTTTGATTTCTTTCAGTGGtactaaatgacaaaaaaatacatggatgcACATAATGAACTGAATGGGAGTTGAACTTTTATGTAAAACCATTTTGTCCTGATATCCACTGAAAAAATAACTTTGTTTTATGTCTGTCACACAAATTTAGTTGTTAGTTTTCAGACATAGTATCGACCTTTGTTGCATTTTGTtgtatttataattattgttaaaaatacaaataattattatttgggCCTAATTTAAATTACAATCCGTTAAATCTGATATTTAGAGAAGTTTTAAAAATGCCCACTAGGTGGAGATCATCCATTTGTTATAAACTCTGctgggttagcactgttgcctcacaccttttgaGACCAGGGTGtccgccatggctccatgtgtgtgcagttcgcctgttcttcctgtgttgttgtggggtttcctctgggtacaccAGTTTTCCCaaaaagtccaaaaacatgctgaggttaattgtagTTACCAAAATGgtcataaatgtgtgtgtgcacctcGCGATGGGTTGACATTCAGTTATGCTAACTGGTGTCTCCCAAATGACCATGACgagtgtgtgccctgggatggacctgcatcctgtcagggtatatACCAGCCTCATGTCcagtgatggacttgcattctATCAGGGTATATATTAGCCTCACATCCTGTGATGGACCTGCATCTTAATGCCAGTCATATGCCCTGGGATGGACCTGTATCCTGTCAGGGTATATACCAGCCTCACgtcctgtgatggacctgcatcctgtcagggtatatACCAGCCTCACgtcctgtgatggacctgcACCTTAATGCCAGTCATATGCCCTGGGATAGACctgcatcctgtcagggtatatACCAGCCTCACgtcctgtgatggacctgcATTCTGTCAGGGTATATACCAGCCTCACgtcctgtgatggacctgcACCTTAATGCCAGTCATATGCCCTGGGATGGACCTGTATCCAGCTCTGCACAGGATAAGCCATTCAAAGACTGAGGGATAAACTCTCCTACATAAATACTCCAGGAACGAAAGAACTAGGTTGGGCAAAAACAGGAGTTTTCAGTACAGCCCTGACTTTTTCTAGTATTATAGGCAAATAGCCATCCTAAAAATATACTGTTCAACTGAAACAGCCAGATATTGTGGGCTGAAAGAAAGGGACTTCTAAGAGATTTATTCACATTGTAACTTTCAACATATAACTGCATAAAACAGTCACTGCAACTGTATCATTAGTTCTCCACTTCGGTCCCAATTCTGAAGTTGTTTCTCAGGCCATGTCTTACTGCATCCAAGCCTCAAATACACAGCATTAAACTTGGACTATTTTGAACAGCGTGCCATTTGCAATGTCCAGTTTCACATGACATTGGAAAGAGGAAGAAAATTAGACAGCCATTGCTGGAGCACATTTTACAAGTGCAAGGCAGCTGCCCACTTCCTGTTCATACTGGTGACAGCCTCAGAGCCCTTGCAGATGTTCTGAATGCTTTGGGACATTCCTGTGCAGTTAAATAAGTGAGGAGCTGTGTGCTTCTGTGGGTTTGCACACTGTACTTCTggttggaaggtcactggttcaaatcctagggtTGGCAGACTgacttcaccattgggcccttgaggctCAATCACTTCAGAGAACGGCTGACTCTGTATCCCCAGTTGTTTATCAATTTGATTAAAAGCATTAAAAAACgtaaaataaacagaaacatttcatttcTCAGACAAATTGTAATAAAAATAGTTTCTCCAGGAAGCACTATGCCTCTGGTACAGCACAATTGTCCATTAGCTTCTTGCGAGTCTCAATTCGAGCACATCGAGGGCATCCTGCATTTCGGAAGCAGTCACTATGGAAACAGGCCTTGCATGCTGGGGAGATAAAAATATGTTTCATTTTTAAGTGCTTATCTAATCAATAATATAAAAATGGAAACACTCAGTGGTCCAGTCAAGATGGTGATTAAGTAACTGTAAAGGGTATGAAAGGTAGACCCACCTGTACAGCGTTTACACGTCTCCTTTTGGAAGGGGAAGATGACATCAGAGCCCTGGCAGAACTCACAGATGAAGCCGTTGGCAAGGCAGAGCTAGAGGGAAGCATGCTAACATTAACGGTCCATCTTGCGCCATTCTGGGAGCTAAAAACCTCAGCCAAAGGAGGACAGCAAGCCTACACTAGCTTGAGTGCCAGAAGGTCACAGCACCACAGTGACAGGCCCTACGAAGTCCACGGGCCCCACATCCTTTCACTCTGTTCGGAGAGCACAGCCAGTCAAATCTGTCAATGGACGGCATCGCTATTTGGATAAAGAGCAACTGGCTGCTGTAGGAGTGAAAAATGTGCTAAATGGGCCATTTCACAGTCGACAGGcagttctgcctgcatatgTCTGATGATACATTTAATGATTGAGCCATACACAATAAAAGCTGGCAGTGGTGTACAGTTCCTGGCCCTGTACTCTGTGGCTGGGGAAGTAAAGTGACCACACACTACTAGTAACTTCCCTATCCGTTCTGTCAGGCATGTGGCAGTGGAATTACCCTAAAGTACACTAGAAGTCCTTTGGAAAGTTCTGGCACTTCTCATAAGCACAGTTCCTGCTGGAAGGCACAAATCTGGGTGTTTGTACAGTTATAACACACCTGCCTGAAATCGCTATTCTCATCCAGTGGGGTCCATGTGTCTAAGGGTTCTCAGCAAGTTGAGTGCCCTGCGTTAGCGTCCTGATGATGTCTCTCTTTGTGCCTGGGGTCCGGCATGGACGTGGGACTGACCTCACAGTGATCCATGTGGGCGAGGGCCTTCCGCCGCAGTGCTTTGGCCTGTGCCACTAGAGACCCGCGCTTTATGCCCAGAAGGTCGTCCAAAGAGAGAAGAGGCGGGTCCTGAGTTAGGTGATGGGGCAGCTGTTCAAATTCCTGCAGGAGCCTGAAGGGAAAGGAAAGGGGAGAGGGGTGACAGACATGTGAAGGTCTCACAGTGTGGAGcaaagcatcatcctctgcATCCGTGACCACAGGGCTGTCTTTGGTCTTTGACAAGTTGGCACTAGCCCAGCCATGGAGTGGCCCAAGCTTGTGACTGGATTGGCCGGACCCGCCCTGGCCCCCTGTGGAGCTGGCCCTGGATGTGATGAAAATGCCCATTGAAAGTAGGTGATTTATTGATACTCTGCATGGAAATTAATGAGGGAACTGCCGTCTAAACCCACTGTATAATATTCAGACAGTAAAACGAGGTGCTGGTGAAAAGGGAGTAACGTGGAGGAAGCGAGAAAGAGCCCATGTGCTGAGTGGGGCCAGTACCCATCTGTCAGTCTGCATGCTGCCAGGAACTTCTTAATGGATACCAGTTGCTCCTGAAGCTCCTgtaggaggggtggggggggggcattagggTCAGTGATGAAACACAGCATGTGTGTCAAACCATTAATCTCAGTGCAACATAATAAATAACAGGCCAGTTAATATGGATGCACAGCCGACGAAAGCACAGCTGTCAAAATGAACATTAAAGCATGAAGCAGCCATGTCTCGTTCCACACTACTCCATACTCGGTACTTTTCGTTCGAACACAAACTACTGGGGAAGTGCTTGCGGCAATAGCTTGTTCATTGGTTGACCACAATTTTAAAGTTATGTGGAAGTGCAGATTAAGAAACATAGCAGAGATAAAACTGAACAAACCgaattatttttgtaccccAATTACATGTGATGCatcaattaatacattttttgctTGTGTCTCCATATTTCTGTCTCGGAAAATTCGATAGCTGACCTCTACACTTTTGTTTAATTTCGCCAGTGCCGGCAGTGAAATTTGCCAACACACATTAGCGAGataatgttacattttttattctgtggaaaatgaaagtttgaTTTCCTGGgcggggcgacatggtggtgtagtggataacactgttgcctcacaccgctgggaccagggttcgagtctccacctgggtcacatgtgtttgcatgtttgcatgttcccatgatgtcgtcgtggggtttccttcgggtactctgatttccccccacagtccaaaaacatgctgaggctaattggagttactaaattgcccgtaggtgtgcgtgtgagagtgaatggtgtgtgagtgtgccttgcgatgggctggccccccatcctgggttgttccctgcctcgtgcccattgcttctgggataggctctggacccccgcgacccagtaggataagtggtttggaaaatggatggatggatggatggatttcctgggcagatttaataagaatcatgaaCACATTGGAGATCATATAAGTAAAATAGAAATATGAGGCTGTGCCCCGTTTTGATTGTGATAAATCCTCCAACAActaacaaataaataacaaaattaCTTATTTATCCTCCATTCTTTTGGTGCGGTGAGTATGGAATTAGgtgtgaagtttaacctacaAACTTTTTCTGTCTCCCATGCTTAtttgacataagaacataacaacagttcctgttgtgtggtgTGAAAGTGACACCTGAAGGTGGACACCTACAAAAGTTCCCGGTTCCAGAATTTTGGTGTGAAAGCACCTAGGTAGTATTCATATTGATCCTGTTTATTTCTGTGTATGATTAGAATGACTagattagaatttagtgatcagtggtcattgacaTCAGTGGACAGCAAAATtgatcctctgcatttaacccatatgtgactttCGTGCCaaagcagctaattcagcgcccgggggctCAGGgtgcctcagtggtgccttgctgggcggggattcgaacctgcgatCTTTTAATTACAAGTGGGCTTCCATAACcatcaagccaccactgcccacaaagGTGTGTCAGAAGTGGGAAGTCAGAAGTGTAGTACTCACCGTTAACCTATCCCGTTCAAATAAGTAGTTATATTGAACCTGTTTAGTTTGACTGACCCTCACTATATCGAGTTTTAATAGGTATTCATAGTGGACAATTTCTATGTATGTAAAGCATGAAACAACCTGTCTTGTTTTGCATAGTACTTATACTGACATTGTCCATTTCTGTACTGACGCTATACAGTACTCATCCTACATAGTCATGtagtacagacactcctctacttacgaagtTTTAACTTACCAacttttcagacatacgaacagaggattgtaagtccaaattctgttcattgggctcccgtttcctgtccgtaacatcaatttttttcccTGCGTGCCAATTCCGGggagtacgacttctggcttcTACTCAGCCTAGcttgcgtactcccagcatataCCCATATATACCCTTGAAATGATGCTGAATAAAAACTTACAAACTTTTCAAGTTACAAACAgctgttcggaacgtatctcattcgtaagtagaggagcgtctgtattcacCCTGAAGCTGTCTAGTTCTGTACTCACTCCCATTCCTGTGCAATACTCACCCCAAACCTATTCTGTTGAAATCAGCCACCATACTGACCCTGTCCATTCCTGTGCAGTACTCACCCTGAACTTTTCCAGCTCCCGAGGCCTGGGGTGCAGGCTCCTACTTATGCTGGTGGCACTGAAGAGGGGCTGATGCCATATGTTCTCCAGGAGCTGCTTGGAGAAGTTGCACACGGGGTAGCGGGTGAAGTCCCAGTGCTCAACAATATGACCCGGGACCACCGACTCATCCAGGCTATGGCAGCAGTCGCAGAGGTACTTTCCCAGGTACTCGCAGTATCGCAGTTTCTTGATGTATCCtgtttcccagcatgcagcGAGGGATCAGGTAAGGAGAATACCAATAAAACAATGGCCCACTCTGCCCATAGTTAACAGAACTATCATGATAACCTCTTGTTGATCACACTATCATCCAGTACAAATGTTAACATCATTAATTTAAAGCTCTCAAAACAGATGTATCTAAAAACAGACAAATATAAACTGATGTTGCTGTCTGTATCGTGTTAAACAGGATCTTGGATGGCTGCTTTCTGTCTGTAAACAACTTTTAAAAACAGATTTTATAAACCATTTATCATAAGAGGCTCATAGAGGCTCTCCTGCTGCTGTTACTCCTGAACATGTAATGCATGTAATAATGTAACAGACCAGCCATGTACTTGATTTACTCCATTCTCTCTGGTGTCTTCAGGCATAATTAACACCCTGCTCTTAAATTTAATTTTTCTCCTGCCAGAGTCTAGTCgggttatttttatatatatactttaTATAAAAAGGCACAtcaccacacacaaacactgaaacAAAAACTGAACTGGAGTGAAACTCACTGACTTCCACCTCAGTGCCACAGCCAGCGCACAGGTACTGCTGTGAAGCCACAACCGTGCTCCGCCTGGAAAGGAGTACCGCGAGACAGCAGATCCCAGTGAGATACAGAGGAAATGCAAGATAGGATAAGGCTCACTGAGACATGGCAGGGCTatagggaaatacagtgaaacaCTGCAGGATACAGGGAGATACACTGAAACTGCAGGATATGGAAAGATACACTGAAATGCTGCAGGATGGAAAGATGCACTGAAACACTGCAGGATACGGGAAAATGCACTGAAACACTGCAGGATACAGGGAGATACAGTGAAACAGTAGGATATGGAAAGATACACTGAAATGCTGCAGGATGGAAAGATGCACTGAAACACTGCAGGATACGTGAAAATGCACTGAAACACTGCAGGATACAGGGAGATACAGTGAAACAGTAGGATATGGAAAGATACACTGAAATGCTGCAGGAAAGAAAGATGCACTAAAACACTGCATGATATGGGAAGATGCACAGAAACACTGCAGGATACAGGGAGATACAGTGAAACAGCAGGATATGGAAAGATACACTGAAATGCTGCAGGATAGAAAGATGCACTGAAACACTGCATGATATGGGAAGATGCACTGAAACACTGCAGGATACATGGAGATGCACTGAAACACTGCAGGATACATGGAGATGCACTGAAACACTTCAGGGCTACAGGGAAATGCACCAAAACACTGCAGGATACAGGTAGATACACTGAAACAGCAGCAAACAGGAAGATGAACTGAAAGATAACAGGACACATTGAGATGCACTGAAACACAAATGGAGAGTGGCtgttgtgtggctcagtgggtgagatcgccagttcaaatcccctaCTGAATCACAGAAGTATACACAGAGAGTCACAAAGACAGAACACAACTCACTGACAATCAAAGAGACCCCACAGGATGTGCTGTGAAAGCAGAGGCCTAGAACCGCAGCATGATACTGAAACATTATCAACAAACACAATCTGACTCACTTCCTTGGGGGGTGGATGTTGTAGATGATCTGGAAACGGGGTGGGGTCCAGGTGTGAGTTCCTCTCATCCTGGACTTCTGCCTGATCTCCTCTGTCAAAGCGGGACTGTTCTCCATCATCATGGAGTTCCTGCTGGATAGCAACTGGGACAGAGAAAAGACAAAGAGCACTGGTTTTGTGTAGCAAAGAGGCAAGATAATGTTATGTGCTGATAGACAGAGAAGCGGTCTCCATCCTGTGACCTTATTGGGTGAAGCAGTCAGCATAATGTGTGAAATGTTCTATTTGAGAACAATGCATAAGTGCCATCAACTGCCCCACATGTGATGGCGCTGGGTAATAGCTGTGATGGTGTCACTGTAAGCACTGCAATCCTCACCTCGTCCAGCTTTAGGACCCGCGGCCCCGACCGGCACCAGCGGCTCTGCTGGGGGAGCCACTGCTTCCAGAAGGCTGACATCAGCTGTTGGGCCAGGGCTTCAGCAGAGCAGGGGATCGAGGGCATCAAAGAGGATCTGTATGGGAGAGCAGACGTGTGAAAACTGTTACTACTCTTTTCATTATTCAGACCACTAATGGACTAACACATCCATGTCTAGGTTACTATCTGCTAATTTTCATATATTCTGTGAACTCCAGAATTATTGACAATCCCaaagaccggagcctatcctggaagcaatgggcacgaggcagggaacaacccaggatggggggccagcccatcgcagggcacactcacacaccatccactctcacatgcacacctacgggcaacttagtaactccaattagcctcagcatgttgttggactgtagggggaaaccggaatacccggaggaaaccgcacgacgacatggggagaacatgcaaactccacacacatgtgacccaggcggagactcgaacctggattccagaggtgtgaggcaacagtgctaaccactgcaccaccatgctgccccagggTAAGAacaataagttaaaatatataAGAATAAGAACAATGCATACAAGAATCAACATTTACTTCAAAATGTGTAGAAAAGTAgtctaataaaaatacatcgcATTCAGAAACTATTCAGTTTCAGTTTCACTATTCACTTTTCCTAAATTCATTTAGATTCTCTTTTGCTCTCTTTGGTCTACATACAATACTACAGTACACAATGAAAAAGCAaaagctggattttttttttgcaaatgtattaaaaataaaatgaaacatcACATTGCCATAAGTATCCAGACCTTTAACTCAGCACTTAGCTGAAACACCCTTTGCACTGATTACACCCTTGTATCTTCTTGGGTTCGACATGATAACCTTTGCACACCTGGATTTGGGGATTTTCTGCTATTCTCTTAAGATCTTCTGTCTCTGTCATTTTGGATGGGGTCTACAGTGGACAGCTGGTTTCAGGTCTCTCCGTAGATATTTGATTGCGTTCAAGTCCAGACTGTGCTGGGTCACTCTAGGACATTAAGCCACTCCTGCACTGTCTTAGGGTCATCGTCCTGTTGGAAGGTAAACCTTCGGCTCAGTCGGGTTCAGCGAGCTctgcagcagcttcatctccatTCGACCCTGCCTTGTCTCCCAGTCCCTGCCACTGACAAACACCTCCCAGCATGACGCTGTGACCAGCATGCTTCACTGAAACCAGACATTTTTATCTTGGTTTCATCAGATCACAGAATCATGTTTCACACAGTCTGAACGTTCTGTAGATGCCTTTTTACAAGTTTGTAAAAAGGCATCTACAGAACGTTCAgactggggcagcatggtggtgcagtggttagcactgttgcctcacacctctggaatccaggttcgagtctccgcctgggtcacatgtgtgtggagtttgcatgttctccccatgtgcaCATGGGATTTGTGTGTCTTTTCCTGAGCACACATTGGTGTTGCAGTGATGGTTGTCTTTCTGGAAGTTTCTCCCAGCTCCACACAGGTTCTGTGGAGCTCTATAAGAGCACTCATTGGGGTCTTGTCACCTCTTATCAAGGCCCATCTCCTAACTCTGCAGTTTGGCCAGGCAGCCAGCTGTAGGATGGGTTGCAAACTTCTTCCATTTAAGTATTATAGTGGCCACTGCGCTCTTAGGAACCTGCAGTGCTGCAGTTTTCGTAGCCTTCCCCAGTTCTGTGCCTCAATACAATCCTGTCTCTGCTTTgtgcaggatttttttttacctcagtGGCTTGGTTTTTGCACTGATATACATTGTCAGCTGCAGCGCCATTATATAGACAGTTGGGTGCCTTTCAAAATTATGTCCAATCAATTGAATTAACCTTTGGTGAAATCCAAAGAATGTGTAGAAACTTTTCAAAGAGGATCAATAGAAATGGGTCAAAGTGTCTAGGAGTCTGAAAACTTTCTGAAAAGTTTTCAGAAAGAACATTACTTTATATTCACAACTAAGAAATCTTTCAAGAACATATGGAGCTTAAATTTAAATTATTGGCATCGCAGACGAACTTCTATAATAATATCAAAGAAATTTGCATCCTTGTGAAAAACTTTGCTACTATTCCACATGAAGTCACATGCTGCCTTTGACCATTTCCTGTTTCTCTGAGGTACATACAAGACATCACACACAAGCAAAATCCCTTTGTCATTCATCAACATGGATAAATCCACAGAGCATTCATCTTAAACGAGATTTAAAGGTATTAACCTTTGCAAATTAGCTATAGACAGATTAAGACAGCTATAGAAAGACTAggaaatgttaaaaaaatatcATCAAGCTCAATCAGggtaattatattaataatgagCACGAACAGTAATCGTCAAGCTGTATATGGACAAATGTGTCCGTGACAAAACTAGTCTCTATCAATTATAACATGTTtagaatgagaaaaaaaactatGTAGGGTATGTTTATAAATGACATGTCTGTGGTAAAAATAGCATTTTACTCAAAATGTCCATCAGAGTTTGCTATGGCTTTGACCCCTGAGCAGGACATGAAAATTAGCCTAGAAAATGATGCATCAGCATGTTGCCCTGCGTGGGCACAGGGAGACTGGTGGTGAGAGGGTTAAAAAAGGAACATCacccatccatcaattttctaaaccgcttatcctactgggtcgcagggggaccggagcctatactggaagcaatggacacgaggcagggagcaacccaggatggggggccagcccatcgcagggcacactcacacaccagtcacccaCACATtaacacctacgggcaattcagcaagtccaattaccctcagcatgtttttggactgtggggggaaaccggagtacccggaggaaaccccacgacgacatgaggagaacatgcaaactccacacacatgtaacccagggggagacttgaacccgggtcccagaggtgtgaggcaacagtgctaaccactgcaccaccatgtcgcccccaAGGAAACGTCACAGTTTCTCAATTGCATGATTTGCTTGAATCTTGgggctttaatatttcaaaatcGACAGTCAAATGCCACCTGCAGGAC
Coding sequences within:
- the rubcnl gene encoding protein associated with UVRAG as autophagy enhancer; translation: MPPVLQPGSSRAREKPHSASLSSGLNRFLNTLLQHPLSAQPSTPKAFTSSSTSPPPGPTEAPHRGAHSSEQVHRISRDLDKENAHFIVVDMVLEVLEEAVWASRTKKGPRLAGRRGQHKPRHRASAQLSAPTADLHSVDSSPIFSQAKPPGDQACDPGCGTDQISATGSADSSPPKSSLMPSIPCSAEALAQQLMSAFWKQWLPQQSRWCRSGPRVLKLDELLSSRNSMMMENSPALTEEIRQKSRMRGTHTWTPPRFQIIYNIHPPRKRSTVVASQQYLCAGCGTEVEVRYIKKLRYCEYLGKYLCDCCHSLDESVVPGHIVEHWDFTRYPVCNFSKQLLENIWHQPLFSATSISRSLHPRPRELEKFRELQEQLVSIKKFLAACRLTDGLLQEFEQLPHHLTQDPPLLSLDDLLGIKRGSLVAQAKALRRKALAHMDHCELCLANGFICEFCQGSDVIFPFQKETCKRCTACKACFHSDCFRNAGCPRCARIETRKKLMDNCAVPEA